From a region of the Zingiber officinale cultivar Zhangliang chromosome 10B, Zo_v1.1, whole genome shotgun sequence genome:
- the LOC122029190 gene encoding probable aspartic protease At2g35615 — protein sequence MAAISTFFLRLLLISFVPALVMTSTVFDVELVHRDSPKSPLYNSSMTTFDRLQAAALRSVNRASYLAKRIAMKTSTIIDVRVHFEDWEFLMELSMGTPNPQHVWGILDTGSDLNWVNCVGCECLNKTATLFNHSASLSYNKLTCNSDECKSFSQGHCDDDQMCVYHYSYADGSNIDGMFSSDTFRFYSSDTKQFTSIPNMLFGCNFRSFDTGDNNFGSTIGLGSSSPSLIHQLAPKYIDKYFSYCLDSWYYGGLASRLFLGRGNTTVTGNVTVTSLMTQDTDYAVQLNAISIPGEFNIDYHTRRSKLTAGNIIFDSGTSMTTLDTQVVDELVSKLTDYVNLPTVKPEGEFKLCFDVHSTEQEEELPGMLFSFAGELGNFSVSPENLFTWFGAHVKCMMILGTNDIQIFGNIMQKDVLVGYDLEKMELTLTEKKCI from the coding sequence ATGGCGGCCATCAGTACCTTCTTCCTTCGCCTCCTACTGATCTCCTTCGTGCCGGCCCTTGTCATGACAAGCACTGTCTTCGACGTCGAGTTGGTCCACCGTGACTCACCCAAGTCACCACTGTACAATAGCTCGATGACGACCTTCGATCGCCTGCAGGCCGCTGCCCTTCGGTCGGTCAACCGAGCTAGCTACTTGGCCAAGCGTATCGCCATGAAGACCTCCACCATCATAGATGTCCGCGTACACTTTGAGGATTGGGAATTCTTGATGGAGTTAAGCATGGGCACGCCAAACCCGCAACATGTGTGGGGCATTCTCGACACCGGCAGCGATCTAAACTGGGTCAACTGTGTGGGCTGCGAATGCCTCAACAAGACCGCCACCCTATTCAATCATAGTGCATCCCTCTCCTACAACAAGTTAACTTGCAATTCCGATGAGTGCAAGAGCTTTTCCCAAGGTCATTGCGATGATGATCAGATGTGCGTGTACCATTACTCCTACGCCGATGGCTCCAACATCGACGGAATGTTCTCCTCGGACACCTTCCGTTTCTACTCGTCAGATACAAAACAATTTACATCCATTCCAAATATGCTATTCGGTTGCAACTTCCGGTCCTTTGACACCGGCGACAACAACTTCGGTAGcaccattgggttgggctcctcgTCACCATCTCTGATCCACCAGCTCGCCCCTAAGTACATCGACAAGTACTTCTCCTACTGCCTGGACTCCTGGTACTATGGGGGACTCGCTAGCAGGCTCTTCTTGGGACGCGGCAATACCACTGTCACCGGAAACGTGACTGTCACGTCGCTCATGACACAAGATACCGACTATGCTGTGCAGCTTAATGCCATCTCTATCCCGGGTGAGTTCAACATTGATTACCATACTAGGAGGTCCAAGTTGACGGCCGGCAATATTATCTTTGACTCCGGCACTTCCATGACCACactggacactcaagtggttgatGAGTTGGTGAGTAAATTGACGGATTATGTTAACTTGCCAACTGTAAAGCCGGAAGGAGAATTCAAATTGTGCTTCGATGTGCACTCGACGGAACAAGAGGAGGAGTTGCCAGGGATGTTGTTCTCATTTGCGGGGGAGCTGGGGAACTTCAGTGTGAGCCCTGAAAACTTGTTCACATGGTTTGGTGCGCATGTGAAATGCATGATGATATTGGGAACGAATGATATACAAATCTTTGGGAATATTATGCAAAAAGATGTTTTGGTTGGCTATGATCTAGAAAAAATGGAATTAACCCTTACAGAGAAAAAGTGTATCTAG